A genomic segment from Synchiropus splendidus isolate RoL2022-P1 chromosome 18, RoL_Sspl_1.0, whole genome shotgun sequence encodes:
- the LOC128749542 gene encoding secreted frizzled-related protein 5, which yields MVTKPTPCWIAGTTSILLLFLLAVPSCTRELGISGLRSQQEDEWSLSTGVKDTDGDRTNTEAGLGFGNTQAPSHGAAEPEDGDVWGDPDLTTGLRPMLSLGEDGLWEPRRNSRCVPIPPGMALCQNIGYDTMRMPNLLGHESPAEAVQQSSSWLPLLARECHPDARIFLCSLFAPICLDRFISPCRSLCESVRDSCEPIMRCYGYPWPEILRCDQYPADHLMCISSVTNSTIPVSVRKVPQASCEDCELEQASSPKDTLEMFCRSDFVVKLRLTRLKYSPVSLSQFSLAAKLQVLKHGPLLGGQIRSRIELWLERDATCVRNMTRNHPKGGTFLITGTVQGERVLVNKAYAWHRRDKNLITASRKWKRHRCKS from the exons ATGGTTACAAAGCCCACTCCCTGTTGGATTGCCGGTACAACCTCAattttgcttctgtttttgcTCGCTGTTCCAAGCTGCACTCGAGAACTAGGCATCAGTGGACTGAGGTCACAGCAGGAGGATGAATGGAGCTTGAGCACCGGAGTTAAGGACACAGATGGAGACAGGACAAACACTGAAGCCGGTCTTGGATTTGGGAACACCCAAGCTCCCAGTCACGGAGCGGCAGAGCCCGAGGACGGTGATGTGTGGGGCGACCCTGACCTTACGACTGGCTTGAGGCCCATGCTGTCTCTGGGGGAGGATGGACTGTGGGAGCCCCGCAGAAATTCTCGCTGTGTTCCGATACCCCCTGGAATGGCCTTGTGTCAAAACATCGGCTATGACACCATGAGGATGCCCAACCTCCTGGGCCACGAGTCTCCAGCTGAGGCGGTACAACAGAGCTCCAGTTGGTTGCCCTTGCTAGCCCGGGAGTGCCACCCTGATGCCCGGATTTTCCTTTGCTCGCTTTTTGCTCCCATATGTCTTGACAG GTTTATATCACCCTGCAGGAGTTTGTGCGAGTCTGTGCGAGACAGCTGTGAACCAATCATGAGGTGCTATGGATATCCATGGCCTGAGATTTTGCGCTGCGATCAGTATCCTGCAGACCATCTCATGTGTATCTCATCTGTCACCAACAGCACTATTCCTGTTTCAGTAAGAAAAG TGCCTCAAGCCAGCTGTGAGGACTGTGAACTGGAGCAGGCGTCGTCACCAAAGGACACTTTAGAGATGTTCTGTCGGAGCGATTTTG TTGTAAAATTGCGACTGACTCGACTGAAATATAGTCCTGTCAGCTTGTCACAATTCTCCCTGGCTGCAAAACTGCAGGTCCTGAAGCATGGACCCTTGCTCGGGGGGCAGATACGCTCCCGTATTGAGCTGTGGCTGGAGAGGGACGCCACTTGTGTTCGGAACATGACACGGAACCACCCCAAAGGCGGCACTTTCCTCATCACAGGAACAGTACAAGGGGAGCGAGTGTTGGTGAACAAGGCTTATGCCTGGCACCGGCGGGACAAAAACCTGATCACTGCCTCCCGCAAATGGAAGCGCCACCGATGTAAGAGCTAG
- the LOC128749541 gene encoding transmembrane prolyl 4-hydroxylase-like: MENVLESEDQHEETSCDDVNPALRFSPPLRPSIRMPVQRSSVCSRAYFVVVMVFFHVYILNVIALLLYVHYNNGHGDLSGGDRGSSAPSSEDGRPFPQPAPPPPAKEPLAGESRLSFTLPRIEGIRVGHVQSVSLVSSKTHKMKTLSLKPLLFEIPDFLSEEECRVVVQLAQLKGLMESQATLFGQEQEESNQPLLSLSTGEVFSLLDLNQDKLLQREEIVTHSRSRDGTWLSPDSLRQILAALESCTTGMLTLEEFKQVYNPSQRAGQQQSAKLWSHFKQKSKHTWLHQGAGSHHVLQTLRKRVTTLTRLPATLVDMSEPLQVVRYAPGDYSHAHHDSSPSHPETSCAHTRLAGNRSTLTEVSCRYLTVSLFLNSVDEGGDATFPVADNRTYEEQWLIQDGVDLTDTQETCFRGNLRIKPSAGTALLWYNHLSDGRGWMGELDEYSLHGDCPVSRGLKWVANSWVNVDPDLQQQTRYQRLVAQRRSSGREEHYQPLSHSELHQDL, from the exons ATGGAGAATGTTTTAGAAAGTGAAGACCAGCATGAGGAAACATCCTGCGACGATGTTAATCCGGCGTTACGCTTCAGCCCTCCGCTGCGCCCCTCAATACGGATGCCCGTGCAGAGAAGCAGCGTCTGCTCTCGAGCTTACTTCGTGGTGGTCATGGTCTTCTTCCACGTCTATATCCTGAATGTCATCGCCCTGCTGCTCTATGTGCACTACAACAACGGCCATGGAGATCTGAGCGGTGGCGATCGGGGGTCTTCCGCACCAAGCAGTGAGGATGGGAGACCTTTCCCGCAACCTGCTCCACCTCCGCCCGCTAAAGAGCCACTTGCTGGCGAATCTAGACTGAGCTTCACTCTTCCACGCATTGAGGGTATTCGA GTCGGACACGTTCAGTCTGTGTCACTTGTCTCCAGCAAAACGCACAAGATGAAGACACTAAGCCTGAAACCACTGTTGTTTG AGATCCCTGACTTCTTGTCTGAAGAGGAATGCCGAGTGGTGGTGCAGCTGGCTCAGCTGAAGGGTCTGATGGAGAGCCAGGCGACGTTGTTCGgccaggaacaagaggagtccaacCAGCCGCTGCTTTCCCTCAGCACAGGCGAGGTCTTCAGTCTGCTGGACCTCAATCAGGACAAGCTACTACAGAGGGAAGAG ATCGTGACTCATTCACGTTCTCGAGATGGAACTTGGCTCAGCCCTGACAGCTTACGGCAAATACTTGCGGCTCTGGAGTCTTGCACAACAG GGATGCTGACCCTGGAGGAGTTCAAGCAGGTTTACAATCCATCTCAGCGTGCTGGACAACAGCAGAGCGCGAAGCTGTGGagccatttcaaacaaaagagcAAGCACACGTGGCTGCATCAAGGCGCCGGATCTCACCATGTGCTCCAGACACTCCGCAAAAG GGTCACAACTCTAACGCGTCTGCCCGCGACCCTGGTCGACATGAGTGAGCCCCTGCAGGTCGTTCGCTATGCTCCTGGGGACTACAGTCATGCCCACCATGACAGCAGCCCCTCCCACCCAGAGACGAGCTGCGCTCACACGCGGCTGGCTGGAAACAGATCCACGCTGACGGAGGTCTCATGCAG GTACCTCACTGTGTCATTATTCCTCAACTCTGTCGATGAAGGAGGTGACGCCACATTTCCAGTGGCAGATAATCGAACTTACGAGGAGCAG TGGCTGATCCAAGATGGAGTAGATTTAACTGACACACAAGAGACATGCTTTAGGGGCAACCTGAGAATAAAGCCTTCTGCTGGAACTGCGCTTCTCTGGTATAACCATCTCTCCGATGGCAGAG GCTGGATGGGAGAGCTTGATGAGTACTCCCTGCATGGAGACTGCCCAGTCAGTCGCGGCCTGAAGTGGGTGGCCAACAGCTGGGTGAACGTGGACCCGGATCTTCAGCAACAGACTCGATATCAAAGACTGGTGGCTCAAAGGCGCAGctcagggagggaggagcactACCAGCCTCTGTCACACAGCGAGCTCCACCAGGATCTATAG